The following coding sequences lie in one Musa acuminata AAA Group cultivar baxijiao chromosome BXJ3-1, Cavendish_Baxijiao_AAA, whole genome shotgun sequence genomic window:
- the LOC135628841 gene encoding pentatricopeptide repeat-containing protein At1g06140, mitochondrial-like isoform X1 — protein MVCSLLMNLPSPHRLSPPIRSRDPGNWNSILKHHVRLKNDRAILATFAEMEASGAHRDRVALPVVLKACARLQDVEFGKRVHSCIVGTELADDVRVRTALVDLYCKCGLVDDALEVFEEMTQRDLVSWNAMISGCVANCQYKYAILLCFRMRRDGLRLNSVTLVSLILACRELSEFRLGQAAHCYSLRSGILQLEPHVGTSLIGFYSRFDMRLSHNVFEVLERRNTVCWNAIIDGYFQTGKCSEALKIFLHMIVDNVAPDSVTFLAVMQSCGEFGCLKFGKQVHQLVIKYGFSVDKFVGNALINMYGRCGYCEHASLVFERGLTGDVASWNAMISAYKNCMCFNEALALFSRMKCDCIGENMVTIGIMLSVCAQCGCLARDLNIVTSAQEIFNGMDKSNAVSWNALIMALIKDGLTCKAWDLFGKMQQTETKPNSFTMVSLLKGCTNNLFLNFGRSIHGYVIRHGLDVNSSLCTALADMYMDCGQESAAFYIFWNHSDRDLVSWNAMIASYIHNGRPNDALTLFYRMQFETKPDASTMINVLPSCAQMGSLLQVKGFHAYIVRRELGLPLDTSLGNALLTMYAKCGSIRSAESMFRNLLKRDIISWNAMIAAYGIHGQGEDAVRIFCELLSARERPTRVTFVSILSACSHSGMIEKGWEIFHSMNRDYNVPPEVVHYACMVDLLGRAGNLDKAKELICSMPMEPDASLWRALLSACRMFYNMELARIIGEKLIELEPMNIANYILLSNIYAAAGNWEYVTILRADIKEKGLEKTPGNSWINIKNEVQSFTAGNKQVPQFEMSYTKLKLSLDELVENGYIPHTSSIWHNV, from the exons ATGGTTTGCTCTCTCCTCATGAACCTCCCAAGCCCACATCGCTTGTCTCCCCCCATCCGAAGCAGAGACCCCGGTAACTGGAATTCGATCCTCAAGCACCACGTCAGGCTAAAAAATGACCGGGCCATCCTCGCAACCTTCGCCGAGATGGAAGCTTCGGGCGCCCACCGCGACAGGGTCGCACTGCCGGTCGTCCTCAAGGCGTGCGCGAGGTTGCAGGATGTCGAGTTCGGTAAACGAGTTCATTCGTGCATAGTTGGGACAGAACTAGCTGACGACGTGCGCGTTCGGACTGCGCTCGTGGATTTGTACTGTAAATGCGGATTAGTTGATGATGCGCTCGAGGTATTTGAGGAAATGACGCAGAGAGATTTGGTTTCATGGAATGCCATGATCTCTGGGTGTGTTGCCAATTGTCAGTACAAATACGCGATCTTGTTGTGTTTTAGGATGAGAAGAGATGGATTGAGGCTAAATTCGGTCACGCTGGTTAGTCTAATATTAGCCTGTCGTGAGTTGTCTGAGTTCAGGCTTGGGCAGGCTGCACATTGCTATAGTTTGAGAAGTGGGATTCTTCAACTGGAGCCTCATGTTGGGACTTCCTTGATTGGGTTCTATTCGAGGTTTGACATGCGGTTATCACACAATGTATTTGAAGTATTGGAGAGAAGGAACACTGTGTGTTGGAATGCTATCATAGATGGGTATTTCCAGACTGGAAAATGTTCTGAAGCTTTAAAGATCTTTCTTCATATGATAGTAGACAATGTGGCTCCTGATTCTGTGACATTTTTAGCTGTCATGCAATCATGTGGGGAATTCGGATGCTTAAAGTTTGGGAAGCAAGTGCACCAACTAGTTATTAAATACGGTTTTTCTGTAGATAAGTTTGTGGGGAATGCACTGATCAATATGTATGGTAGGTGTGGATATTGTGAACATGCTAGTCTAGTTTTTGAAAGAGGGCTAACAGGGGATGTTGCTTCATGGAATGCTATGATCTCTGCATACAAGAATTGCATGTGTTTCAATGAAGCACTTGCTCTGTTTAGCAGGATGAAGTGTGACTGTATAGGAGAAAATATGGTCACCATTGGTATAATGCTTTCTGTATGTGCTCAGTGTGGCTGCTTAGCAAGAG ACTTGAATATTGTCACATCTGCTCAAGAGATTTTTAATGGGATGGATAAGTCAAATGCAGTTTCTTGGAACGCATTGATCATGGCTTTGATCAAGGATGGGCTGACATGCAAGGCTTGGGATCTCTTCGGGAAAATGCAACAAACAGAAACTAAACCAAACTCATTCACTATGGTCTCTCTTCTTAAAGGATGCACAAAcaacttatttttaaattttggcaGGTCTATTCATGGTTATGTGATAAGGCATGGGCTTGATGTCAACTCATCATTGTGCACTGCACTTGCAGATATGTACATGGACTGTGGACAAGAATCAGCAGCATTTTATATATTTTGGAATCACTCTGACAGAGATTTAGTATCTtggaatgctatgattgctagctATATTCACAATGGACGACCGAATGATGCTCTTACTCTCTTCTATCGAATGCAGTTTGAAACAAAACCTGATGCAAGTACAATGATCAATGTTCTTCCGTCATGTGCACAAATGGGGAGTCTTCTGCAAGTAAAAGGCTTTCATGCATACATTGTAAGAAGGGAGCTCGGCTTGCCACTTGATACTTCTTTGGGAAATGCTCTTCTGACGATGTATGCAAAATGTGGAAGCATAAGGAGTGCTGAATCGATGTTCAGAAACCTACTGAAGAGGGACATCATCTCTTGGAATGCCATGATTGCAGCATATGGAATCCATGGCCAAGGTGAAGATGCTGTTCGGATATTTTGTGAATTGCTTAGTGCTAGAGAGAGACCTACCCGTGTAACATTTGTTTCTATTCTGTCTGCATGCAGTCACTCCGGTATGATTGAGAAGGGATGGGAAATTTTCCATTCCATGAATAGGGACTATAATGTACCACCTGAGGTTGTTCATTATGCTTGCATGGTCGACCTTCTTGGCCGTGCAGGAAACCTTGATAAAGCCAAAGAACTGATCTGTTCAATGCCCATGGAACCAGATGCTAGTCTCTGGAGAGCTCTCCTGAGCGCATGTAGAATGTTTTATAACATGGAACTTGCGAGGATAATCGGTGAAAAGCTCATTGAATTAGAACCAATGAACATTGCAAATTACATACTTCTCTCCAATATATATGCTGCAGCTGGAAATTGGGAATACGTCACTATCTTGAGAGCAGACATCAAGGAGAAAGGTTTAGAAAAGACTCCAGGTAACAGTTGGATAAACATTAAAAATGAAGTCCAATCTTTTACTGCAGGGAACAAACAAGTCCCTCAGTTTGAGATGTCGTACACAAAACTCAAACTGTCTTTGGACGAGCTAGTGGAAAATGGATATATTCCTCATACAAGTTCAATCTGGCATAATGTGTAG
- the LOC135628841 gene encoding pentatricopeptide repeat-containing protein At2g40720-like isoform X2: protein MVCSLLMNLPSPHRLSPPIRSRDPGNWNSILKHHVRLKNDRAILATFAEMEASGAHRDRVALPVVLKACARLQDVEFGKRVHSCIVGTELADDVRVRTALVDLYCKCGLVDDALEVFEEMTQRDLVSWNAMISGCVANCQYKYAILLCFRMRRDGLRLNSVTLVSLILACRELSEFRLGQAAHCYSLRSGILQLEPHVGTSLIGFYSRFDMRLSHNVFEVLERRNTVCWNAIIDGYFQTGKCSEALKIFLHMIVDNVAPDSVTFLAVMQSCGEFGCLKFGKQVHQLVIKYGFSVDKFVGNALINMYGRCGYCEHASLVFERGLTGDVASWNAMISAYKNCMCFNEALALFSRMKCDCIGENMVTIGIMLSVCAQCGCLARGKELHAYAIKSGMTDNTSIDDALLSMYADLNIVTSAQEIFNGMDKSNAVSWNALIMALIKDGLTCKAWDLFGKMQQTETKPNSFTMVSLLKGCTNNLFLNFGRSIHGYVIRHGLDVNSSLCTALADMYMDCGQESAAFYIFWNHSDRDLVSWNAMIASYIHNGRPNDALTLFYRMQFETKPDASTMINVLPSCAQMGSLLQVKGFHAYIVRRELGLPLDTSLGNALLTMYAKCGSIRSAESMFRNLLKRDIISWNAMIAAYGIHGQVTPV from the exons ATGGTTTGCTCTCTCCTCATGAACCTCCCAAGCCCACATCGCTTGTCTCCCCCCATCCGAAGCAGAGACCCCGGTAACTGGAATTCGATCCTCAAGCACCACGTCAGGCTAAAAAATGACCGGGCCATCCTCGCAACCTTCGCCGAGATGGAAGCTTCGGGCGCCCACCGCGACAGGGTCGCACTGCCGGTCGTCCTCAAGGCGTGCGCGAGGTTGCAGGATGTCGAGTTCGGTAAACGAGTTCATTCGTGCATAGTTGGGACAGAACTAGCTGACGACGTGCGCGTTCGGACTGCGCTCGTGGATTTGTACTGTAAATGCGGATTAGTTGATGATGCGCTCGAGGTATTTGAGGAAATGACGCAGAGAGATTTGGTTTCATGGAATGCCATGATCTCTGGGTGTGTTGCCAATTGTCAGTACAAATACGCGATCTTGTTGTGTTTTAGGATGAGAAGAGATGGATTGAGGCTAAATTCGGTCACGCTGGTTAGTCTAATATTAGCCTGTCGTGAGTTGTCTGAGTTCAGGCTTGGGCAGGCTGCACATTGCTATAGTTTGAGAAGTGGGATTCTTCAACTGGAGCCTCATGTTGGGACTTCCTTGATTGGGTTCTATTCGAGGTTTGACATGCGGTTATCACACAATGTATTTGAAGTATTGGAGAGAAGGAACACTGTGTGTTGGAATGCTATCATAGATGGGTATTTCCAGACTGGAAAATGTTCTGAAGCTTTAAAGATCTTTCTTCATATGATAGTAGACAATGTGGCTCCTGATTCTGTGACATTTTTAGCTGTCATGCAATCATGTGGGGAATTCGGATGCTTAAAGTTTGGGAAGCAAGTGCACCAACTAGTTATTAAATACGGTTTTTCTGTAGATAAGTTTGTGGGGAATGCACTGATCAATATGTATGGTAGGTGTGGATATTGTGAACATGCTAGTCTAGTTTTTGAAAGAGGGCTAACAGGGGATGTTGCTTCATGGAATGCTATGATCTCTGCATACAAGAATTGCATGTGTTTCAATGAAGCACTTGCTCTGTTTAGCAGGATGAAGTGTGACTGTATAGGAGAAAATATGGTCACCATTGGTATAATGCTTTCTGTATGTGCTCAGTGTGGCTGCTTAGCAAGAGGTAAGGAATTGCATGCCTATGCTATAAAAAGTGGGATGACAGATAATACCTCAATAGATGATGCATTGCTGTCTATGTATGCAGACTTGAATATTGTCACATCTGCTCAAGAGATTTTTAATGGGATGGATAAGTCAAATGCAGTTTCTTGGAACGCATTGATCATGGCTTTGATCAAGGATGGGCTGACATGCAAGGCTTGGGATCTCTTCGGGAAAATGCAACAAACAGAAACTAAACCAAACTCATTCACTATGGTCTCTCTTCTTAAAGGATGCACAAAcaacttatttttaaattttggcaGGTCTATTCATGGTTATGTGATAAGGCATGGGCTTGATGTCAACTCATCATTGTGCACTGCACTTGCAGATATGTACATGGACTGTGGACAAGAATCAGCAGCATTTTATATATTTTGGAATCACTCTGACAGAGATTTAGTATCTtggaatgctatgattgctagctATATTCACAATGGACGACCGAATGATGCTCTTACTCTCTTCTATCGAATGCAGTTTGAAACAAAACCTGATGCAAGTACAATGATCAATGTTCTTCCGTCATGTGCACAAATGGGGAGTCTTCTGCAAGTAAAAGGCTTTCATGCATACATTGTAAGAAGGGAGCTCGGCTTGCCACTTGATACTTCTTTGGGAAATGCTCTTCTGACGATGTATGCAAAATGTGGAAGCATAAGGAGTGCTGAATCGATGTTCAGAAACCTACTGAAGAGGGACATCATCTCTTGGAATGCCATGATTGCAGCATATGGAATCCATGGCCAAG TCACTCCGGTATGA
- the LOC103990268 gene encoding sulfite reductase [ferredoxin], chloroplastic — MAASAAAGGIGAGADRRVQIRGFRGLRSSGLIPFGRPLPALPIGSSSGFSSIIRAVSTPTKPDTAVKRSKVELFKEQSNFLRFPLNEELLSEAPNINEAATQLIKFHGSYQQTNRDERGVKSYQFMLRTKNPCGKVPNKLYLVMDDLADEFGIGTLRLTTRQTFQLHGILKKDLKTVMSTIIKNMGSTLGACGDLNRNVLAPAAPYAKKEYVFAQETAENIATLLTPQSGAYYDLWVDGEKVMSAEPPEVVKARNDNSHGTNFPDLPEPIYGTQFLPRKFKIAVTVPKDNSVDILTNDIGVVLVSDDDGEPQGFNIYVGGGMGRTHRVETTFPRLGEPLGYVPKADILFAIKAIVVTQRENGRRDDRKYSRMKYLISAWGIEKFRSVVEQYYGKKFEPFRELPEWEFKSYLGWHEQGNGAMFCGLSVDNGRIGGKMKKTLREVIEKYNLNVRITPNQNLILCDIRCSWRRPISIALAQAGLLLPRYIDRLNLTAMACPALPLCPLAITEAERGIPDILRRVRAVFDKVGLKYNDSVVIRVTGCPNGCARPYMAELGLVGDGPNSYQIWLGGTPNQTRLAKSFMNKVKVQDLEKVLEPLFYNWRIERQRHESFGDFTTRMGFDTLQELVEKWEGPGESSSSRFNLKIFSDRQTYEAMANLAKLQNKSAHQLAMEVIRNYVAAQQNGKGE, encoded by the exons ATGGCGGCCTCGGCAGCGGCGGGGGGGATCGGAGCCGGGGCCGATCGGAGGGTCCAGATACGTGGATTTCGGGGGCTCAGGTCCTCCGGACTGATTCCCTTCGGGAGACCGCTCCCGGCTCTGCCCATCGGATCCTCGTCCGGCTTTTCTTCCATTATAAGAGCCGTCTCCACG CCTACAAAACCAGATACTGCGGTCAAGCGAAGCAAGGTTGAATTGTTTAAGGAGCAAAGCAACTTTCTTAGATTTCCTTTAAATGAGGAATTGCTCTCAGAAGCTCCAAACATAAATGAAGCTgctacacaattgatcaagtttcACGGAAGTTATCAACAGACAAATAGGGATGAACGTGGTGTAAAGTCTTACCAGTTTATGCTTCGTACAAAAAATCCATGTGGGAAAGTCCCAAATAAGCTCTACCTGGTTATGGATGATCTTGCTGATGAGTTTGGAATCGGTACTCTTCGCTTGACCACTAGGCAGACATTTCAGTTGCATGGCATCCTGAAGAAAGACCTAAAAACTGTAATGAGTACCATCATCAAGAATATGGGATCAACTCTTGGTGCATGTGGTGATTTGAACAGAAATGTATTAGCTCCTGCAGCACCATATGCCAAAAAAGAGTATGTCTTTGCGCAGGAGACTGCTGAAAATATTGCTACCCTTTTGACACCTCAGTCTGGTGCATATTATGATTTATGGGTAGATGGTGAAAAAGTTATGTCAGCAGAGCCTCCAGAGGTAGTAAAAGCTCGTAATGACAATTCCCATGGAACAAATTTCCCAGACTTACCAGAGCCCATTTATGGCACCCAATTCTTGCCTCGGAAGTTCAAGATTGCAGTGACTGTACCAAAAGATAACTCAGTTGATATCCTAACAAATGACATTGGTGTTGTACTAGTTTCTGATGATGATGGAGAACCTCAAGGCTTTAACATCTAT GTGGGAGGAGGCATGGGAAGGACTCATCGGGTTGAGACCACATTCCCTCGTCTAGGGGAGCCACTGGGTTATGTCCCAAAAGCAGACATTTTGTTTGCTATAAAGGCTATTGTTGTTACTCAAAGAGAAAATGGGAGGAGGGATGACAGGAAATATAGTAGAATGAAGTATTTGATTAGTGCATGGGGAATTGAAAAGTTCCGTAGTGTTGTTGAGCAGTATTATGGTAAAAAGTTTGAACCATTCAGAGAATTACCAGAGTGGGAATTTAAGAGTTACCTTGGATGGCATGAACAG GGTAATGGTGCTATGTTTTGTGGACTCAGTGTTGATAATGGCCGTATAGGAGGGAAAATGAAGAAAACTTTGAGAGAAGTAATTGAGAAGTACAATCTGAATGTTCGCATTACACCTAACCAGAACTTGATTTTGTGTGACATCCGGTGTTCATGGAGACGGCCCATCTCCATAGCTCTTGCCCAGGCTGGTCTACTG CTACCCAGATATATTGATCGTCTCAATTTAACTGCCATGGCCTGTCCTGCTCTTCCACTTTGCCCACTAGCAATTACAGAAGCTGAGAGAGGGATTCCAGATATTCTCAGAAGGGTTCGAGCTGTTTTTGACAAG GTTGGCCTCAAGTACAATGATTCAGTTGTGATAAGGGTGACTGGTTGCCCTAATGGCTGTGCCAGACCCTACATGGCCGAGCTAGGACTTGTCGGAGATGGTCCCAACAGCTACCAG ATCTGGCTTGGTGGCACACCTAATCAGACCAGACTGGCAAAAAGCTTCATGAATAAGGTGAAGGTCCAAGATTTAGAGAAGGTTCTTGAACCGCTATTTTACAACTGGAGGATAGAACGCCAACGGCATGAATCATTTGGTGACTTCACGACTCGGATG GGCTTTGATACACTTCAAGAGCTGGTCGAGAAGTGGGAAGGTCCTGGggaatcatcatcatcaagattcaATCTCAAAATCTTCTCGGACAGGCAAACGTATGAAGCCATGGCGAATCTTGCAAAGCTGCAGAACAAGAGTGCCCACCAGCTGGCCATGGAGGTCATCCGCAATTATGTTGCTGCTCAGCAGAATGGAAAAGGTGAATAA